One segment of Brassica napus cultivar Da-Ae chromosome C3, Da-Ae, whole genome shotgun sequence DNA contains the following:
- the BNAC03G20160D gene encoding uncharacterized protein BNAC03G20160D, with product MAAEKKKYLRELLEDDQEPFHLNHYIADLRSQMGYSDLRVKKLKPQNAAVLPPGLFTCGESSCFLATHHTNKSPLFELRSPPKEESSDSGVFLRIPARTAEILLEAATRIQKQQSEKANKTNNTARNRGNAFGLFGSVLKRLTNRKAKPRSDNADKCFCESPFHFVLHATPSTSAQQTPQFTSTATSPARRSTEDEDSDETESLEKVRGQDEEDKEEEDKEQCSPVSVLDPLEKEEDHHQREVPDHLNLLSCSFEVVQRTKRRLLKKLCRFEKLAGMDPVDLEGKMSEEQEEENEESVEDDNMRVYDLAEEYEDVDEAMARESGWAEEERRKKWRMMNAWRLGMGAEEAAETVVQKDIRGEAGEWTRHGGEVEEAVSEIELSIFIFLIDEFSHELVSSFMNK from the exons ATGGCTGCTGAGAAGAAGAAGTACTTACGTGAGCTTCTTGAAGATGACCAAGAACCTTTTCATCTCAACCATTACATAGCCGACCTTCGATCACAGATGGGTTACTCCGATTTGCGTGTCAAGAAACTAAAGCCCCAAAACGCAGCCGTTCTACCTCCTGGTTTATTCACATGCGGCGAGAGCTCTTGTTTCTTGGCAACTCATCATACTAATAAATCTCCTCTCTTTGAACTCCGGTCGCCGCCGAAGGAGGAGTCTAGTGACAGTGGAGTTTTCCTTCGTATTCCTGCGAGAACCGCCGAAATTCTACTAGAAGCGGCGACGAGGATACAGAAGCAACAGTCAGAGAAGGCTAACAAGACTAACAACACAGCTCGGAACAGAGGAAACGCGTTTGGGTTGTTCGGGTCCGTTTTGAAGCGGTTGACTAACCGTAAAGCAAAACCGCGTTCGGATAACGCTGATAAGTGCTTTTGTGAGAGCCCTTTTCATTTCGTTCTCCATGCAACTCCTTCTACTTCCGCTCAACAGACTCCACAGTTCACGTCGACGGCTACTTCTCCGGCACGACGTAGTACAGAG GATGAAGATAGCGATGAGACAGAGAGCTTAGAGAAAGTGAGAGGACAAGacgaagaagataaagaagaggaagacaagGAACAATGTAGCCCTGTTTCTGTACTTGACCCTCTTGAGAAAGAAGAGGACCACCACCAACGAGAGGTGCCTGACCATCTCAATCTCCTCTCGTGCAGCTTTGAAGTTGTACAAC GGACGAAAAGGCGGCTACTCAAGAAGCTTTGTAGATTCGAGAAGTTGGCAGGGATGGACCCAGTAGACCTCGAAGGGAAGATgtcagaagaacaagaagaagagaatgaggAGAGCGTGGAAGACGATAACATGAGGGTTTATGATTTGGCTGAAGAATATGAGGACGTGGATGAAGCCATGGCACGAGAGAGCGGATGGGCGGAAgaggagaggaggaagaagtGGAGGATGATGAATGCATGGAGGCTAGGAATGGGTGCGGAGGAAGCCGCGGAGACGGTGGTGCAGAAAGATATAAGAGGGGAGGCCGGAGAATGGACAAGACACGGTGGAGAAGTGGAGGAGGCTGTGTCGGAAATCGAGCTCtctatcttcatcttcttgattGATGAATTTTCCCACGAACTTGTCTCCTCCTTCATGAacaaataa
- the LOC106352317 gene encoding ethylene-responsive transcription factor ERF024-like: protein MPGTSKENGGRHSLYKGVRQRKNSDKWVSEIREPRTPNRIWLGTFSTPEMAAIAYDVAAQALKGTQTELNFPNSASSFPVPASMSPGDIQAAAASAAAAFGAARDAIVMANNNSATSSVERSNVMMMNGSYEDTYGFMDEDFIFDMPNMLMNMAEGMLLSPPRQPTFDAASDGYGYTGADDYLWSFP from the coding sequence ATGCCAGGAACCTCCAAAGAAAATGGTGGCCGCCACTCTTTGTACAAGGGAGTGAGACAACGAAAGAACTCAGACAAATGGGTGTCCGAGATACGTGAGCCGAGAACACCTAACCGTATCTGGTTAGGAACATTCTCGACCCCGGAGATGGCGGCAATAGCCTATGATGTGGCTGCTCAAGCACTCAAAGGAACTCAAACTGAACTCAACTTTCCAAACTCAGCTTCATCTTTCCCTGTCCCAGCCTCCATGTCTCCAGGAGACATCCAAGCCGCAGCCGCTTCAGCCGCCGCTGCTTTTGGTGCTGCTAGGGATGCGATTGTCATGGCCAATAACAACAGCGCAACAAGCAGTGTGGAACGGAGTaacgtgatgatgatgaatggtAGTTATGAGGATACATATGGATTCATGGACGAGGATTTCATATTTGACATGCCTAATATGCTCATGAACATGGCTGAAGGAATGCTTCTCAGCCCGCCTCGTCAACCTACCTTTGATGCTGCTTCCGACGGTTATGGTTACACAGGGGCAGACGATTACTTGTGGAGTTTTCCTTGA
- the LOC106352316 gene encoding uncharacterized protein LOC106352316, which produces MRGLAACYSEHAIKVSDTYCSGPSNHTYISPTLPPSIPDTVTTTYTSSDKPVSVSLTWSDNLTVVISTPAKSYSVSLKKPKGSRKLTSSSGSLNAEILWDLTEAEYDNGGPEPTRGFSVAVVVNSEVVLRVGDVDRRDTSSWRVSRTERYSGSCWLSTKAKFSDAGSKHEIQIQCGGGGGGGGGGGGEEGYLWKQKSPETMSVWVDKRKVFQVKKLKWNFRGNQTMFFDGMLIDMMWDLHDWFFKETASSSSTGSKTTSSSSSSSSSSSPPCAVFMFRRRSGLDSRLWLEEDEEENKKIGLRVVKHSFSLVMCVSKK; this is translated from the coding sequence ATGAGAGGTCTCGCGGCTTGTTACAGCGAACACGCCATTAAAGTATCAGACACGTACTGTTCAGGCCCTTCAAACCATACCTACATCTCTCCGACATTACCTCCTTCGATCCCCGACACGGTAACCACCACTTATACCTCCTCCGACAAACCCGTCTCTGTTTCGCTCACCTGGTCGGATAATCTTACCGTCGTGATCTCGACGCCGGCGAAGTCTTACTCCGTTTCGCTAAAGAAACCAAAAGGGTCGAGAAAGCTGACTTCTTCCTCCGGCTCACTCAACGCTGAGATCCTCTGGGATCTAACGGAGGCTGAGTACGATAACGGCGGTCCTGAACCGACGAGAGGATTCTCCGTGGCCGTCGTGGTAAATTCCGAGGTTGTCCTCCGAGTCGGTGACGTTGACCGGCGAGACACGTCGTCGTGGAGGGTCTCGAGGACGGAGAGATACTCCGGGAGTTGCTGGCTCTCGACAAAAGCTAAATTCTCCGACGCCGGGAGTAAACACGAGATTCAGATACAatgcggcggaggaggaggaggaggtggtggcgGTGGAGGAGAGGAAGGGTATTTATGGAAACAGAAAAGTCCTGAAACGATGTCGGTTTGGGTGGATAAGAGGAAAGTGTTTCAGGTGAAGAAGCTCAAATGGAACTTCAGAGGGAACCAAACGATGTTCTTCGACGGTATGCTCATCGACATGATGTGGGACTTGCACGACTGGTTCTTCAAAGAAACGGCGTCGTCTTCTTCGACTGGTTctaaaacgacgtcgtcttcgtcctcttcttcctcctcgtcTTCTCCTCCGTGTGCAGTGTTTATGTTCAGGAGGAGGAGTGGATTGGACAGCAGGTTGTGGctagaggaagatgaagaagagaacaagAAGATTGGGTTAAGAGTAGTCAAACATTCGTTCTCTCTTGTCATGTGTGtttctaaaaagtaa
- the LOC106349092 gene encoding bifunctional enolase 2/transcriptional activator-like, which produces MATITVVKARQIFDSRGNPTVEVDVHTSSGVKVTAAVPSGASTGIYEALELRDGGSDYLGKGVSKAVGNVNSIIGPALIGKDPTQQTAIDNFMVHELDGTQNEWGWCKQKLGANAILAVSLAVCKAGAVVSGIPLYKHIANLAGNPKIVLPVPAFNVINGGSHAGNKLAMQEFMILPVGASSFKEAMKMGVEVYHNLKSVIKKKYGQDATNVGDEGGFAPNIQENKEGLELLKTAIEKAGYTGKVVIGMDVAASEFYSSDKTYDLNFKEENNNGSQKISGDALKDLYKSFVAEYPIVSIEDPFDQDDWEHYAKMTAECGDNVQIVGDDLLVTNPKRVAKAIAEKSCNALLLKVNQIGSVTESIEAVKMSKRAGWGVMASHRSGETEDTFIADLSVGLSTGQIKTGAPCRSERLAKYNQLLRIEEELGSEAVYAGANFRKPVEPY; this is translated from the exons ATGGCCACTATCACCGTCGTTAAAGCTAGGCAGATCTTCGACAGCCGTGGTAATCCCACCGTCGAG GTCGATGTCCACACATCAAGTGGTGTCAAGGTTACAGCAGCGGTTCCGAGTGGAGCTTCCACTGGTATCTACGAGGCTCTTGAGCTTAGGGACGGTGGATCAGACTACCTTGGAAAGGGTGTCTCTAAG GCTGTTGGCAATGTGAACTCCATCATTGGTCCAGCTTTGATTGGAAAG GACCCAACTCAGCAGACTGCTATTGACAACTTCATGGTCCATGAACTTGATGGAACCCAGAACGAGTGGGGTTGGTGCAAGCAAAAG CTTGGAGCCAATGCTATTCTTGCTGTGTCTCTAGCTGTCTGCAAAGCTGGGGCTGTTGTCAGTGGCATTCCTCTCTACAAG CACATTGCCAATCTTGCTGGTAACCCTAAGATCGTGCTACCAGTTCCTGCGTTCAACGTTATCAACGGTGGATCACATGCCGGAAACAAGCTCGCCATGCAGGAGTTTATGATCCTCCCTGTTGGAGCTTCTTCTTTCAAAGAAGCCATGAAAATGGGTGTTGAAGTTTACCACAACTTGAAG tctgtgatcaagaagaagtatGGCCAGGATGCTACAAACGTCGGTGATGAAGGTGGCTTTGCACCAAACattcaagaaaacaaagaaggtCTTGAACTGCTTAAGACTGCTATCGAGAAGGCTGGATACACTGGCAAGGTTGTGATTGGAATGGATGTTGCCGCTTCTGAGTTCTACTCATCTGACAAAACTTACGACTTGAACTTCAAAGAAGAG AACAACAATGGTTCTCAGAAGATTTCTGGAGATGCTCTCAAGGACCTGTACAAGTCCTTCGTTGCTGAGTACCCAATTGTGTCCATTGAGGACCCATTTGACCAAGATGACTGGGAGCACTATGCTAAGATGACTGCCGAGTGTGGAGACAATGTTCAGATTGTCGGTGATGATTTGTTGGTCACCAACCCCAAG AGAGTTGCGAAGGCAATCGCAGAAAAGTCTTGCAATGCTCTTCTCTTGAAGGTTAACCAAATCGGGTCAGTAACAGAGAGTATTGAGGCAGTGAAGATGTCAAAGAGAGCAGGATGGGGAGTGATGGCCAGTCACCGAAGTGGTGAAACTGAAGACACCTTCATTGCTGACTTATCCGTTGGCTTGTCTACT GGACAAATCAAGACTGGAGCTCCTTGCAGATCCGAGCGTCTTGCCAAGTACAACCAG CTTTTGCGTATTGAGGAGGAGTTGGGATCAGAGGCAGTTTACGCTGGAGCCAACTTCCGCAAGCCTGTGGAGCCTTACTAG
- the LOC106352314 gene encoding AT-hook motif nuclear-localized protein 4-like, giving the protein MDLNESSNSVSMSDSSSDSSSDSSCDSPSPVRVRATVGEETKGDDTLVQRSCLYDPKGKSIIPSGTQERSSTMRSLSMGRADPTRRLGGGDFKAHMLMINAREDIIEKIMSFTQNGSRGICVLSATGAVFNLRIQSLGSNRRVLTFKDCYEIISLTNTVEITESGGVRNETGVWRITIGGVDGCVFGGNLVGRLTAARQVQVVIGSFWPLIANPSLRKKDTSTSVLVTPTVPNAVGSSSGGQVHQPEMRDSSHFSSSEWYRKYSGYNP; this is encoded by the exons aTGGATCTCAACGAGAGCTCCAATTCTGTCTCAATGTCTGACTCAAGTTCTGACTCAAGTTCTGATTCAAGTTGTGACTCTCCCTCTCCCGTCAGGGTACGGGCTACGGTTGGGGAGGAGACCAAAGGGGACGATACGTTGGTGCAGAGGTCCTGCCTGTACGATCCCAAAGGGAAGTCGATCATACCGTCTGGAACACAGGAGAGATCCTCGACGATGAGGTCGTTGAGTATGGGAAGAG CTGATCCGACTAGGAGACTTGGAGGAGGGGACTTCAAGGCACATATGCTCATGATTAATGCCCGAGAG GATATCATCGAGAAGATTATGTCCTTCACGCAGAATGGATCTCGTGGGATCTGCGTTTTGTCAGCAACCGGTGCGGTTTTTAATCTCAGGATTCAATCGCTCGGCTCTAACAGAAGAGTCCTGACGTTCAAG GATTGTTATGAGATAATCTCGCTGACCAACACAGTGGAGATAACTGAAAGTGGAGGAGTGAGAAATGAGACAGGAGTATGGCGTATTACAATCGGTGGAGTTGATGGTTGTGTCTTTGGTGGTAATTTAGTCGGTAGACTCACTGCTGCACGTCAGGTTCAG GTTGTGATTGGAAGTTTCTGGCCGTTGATCGCAAATCCGTCTTTGAGGAAGAAAGATACGTCCACATCTGTGCTTGTTACACCGACAGTACCAAACGCAGTTGGTTCCTCATCTGGAGGACAAGTCCATCAACCAGAAATGAGAGACTCTTCTCATTTTTCGAGCAGCGAGTGGTACAGGAAATATTCTGGATATAACCCGTAA